Proteins encoded by one window of Salirhabdus salicampi:
- a CDS encoding purine-nucleoside phosphorylase has product MKKEQITQSKTYITEQINGKVPVIGLILGSGLGVLADEIEDATVIPYDEIPHFPQSTVAGHKGQLVVGTLEGKQVIAMQGRFHFYEGYGMDQVTFPIRVMKELGVKQLLVTNAAGGINEDFNPGDLMLIRDHINFTGTNPLIGPNDDHFGPRFPDMSQAYSRHLLEHARQSANKLGLPVQEGVYIGVSGPTYETGAEVNMLRTLGGDAVGMSTVPEVIVARHAGLAVLGISCISNMAAGILDQPLSHDEVIETTDKVRQHFLDFVKEILRTLP; this is encoded by the coding sequence ATGAAGAAAGAACAAATCACACAATCAAAGACGTACATTACAGAGCAAATTAATGGGAAAGTACCGGTCATAGGACTCATTTTAGGTTCAGGTTTAGGTGTCTTGGCTGATGAGATTGAGGATGCAACCGTTATCCCGTATGACGAAATTCCACATTTCCCTCAATCAACTGTAGCAGGGCATAAGGGGCAGCTCGTTGTTGGAACCCTTGAAGGAAAGCAAGTCATTGCAATGCAAGGTCGTTTTCATTTCTACGAAGGATATGGCATGGACCAAGTTACCTTTCCGATTCGCGTGATGAAAGAGCTCGGTGTAAAACAGCTGTTAGTTACGAATGCAGCAGGTGGTATTAATGAAGATTTCAACCCCGGAGACTTAATGTTAATTCGTGATCATATTAACTTCACAGGGACAAACCCATTAATTGGCCCGAATGATGATCACTTTGGGCCTCGGTTTCCAGATATGTCGCAAGCGTATAGCCGTCATTTACTTGAACATGCAAGACAAAGCGCGAACAAACTAGGTTTACCTGTACAAGAAGGAGTTTATATTGGTGTTTCTGGACCAACTTATGAGACGGGCGCTGAAGTGAACATGTTACGTACGTTAGGTGGAGACGCTGTTGGAATGTCTACTGTTCCAGAAGTTATTGTGGCAAGACATGCTGGATTAGCCGTCTTAGGAATTTCATGTATTTCCAACATGGCGGCGGGCATCCTCGATCAACCCCTTTCCCATGACGAAGTAATCGAAACGACAGATAAAGTGAGACAACACTTTTTAGATTTTGTGAAAGAAATTTTACGTACTTTACCGTAA
- the deoB gene encoding phosphopentomutase, whose protein sequence is MKFKRVFLIVMDSVGIGEAPDAEEFHDKGADTLGHIAEHMNGLNMPNLGRLGISNIREIKGIEKVDKPLAYYTKMEEASVGKDTMTGHWELMGLYIDQPFRTFPDGFPDELISDLEAKTGRKVIGNKPASGTAILDELGEEHMETGALIVYTSADSVLQIAAHEDVIPIEEQYRICEIARELTLDEKYMVGRVIARPFVGKPGNFQRTPNRHDYALKPFGRTVMNELKDEGYDVIALGKISDIYDGEGITESIRTTDNMDGMDKLVDSMDKPFHGLNFLNLVDFDAKYGHRRDPQGYGEALEAFDKRLDEVFEKLTEDDLLIITADHGNDPIHQGTDHTREYVPLLVHYKGIENGIELPIRKTFADVGATIAELFNVKRPEHGTSFLADLDRK, encoded by the coding sequence ATGAAGTTTAAACGAGTATTTTTAATTGTAATGGATTCGGTCGGCATAGGCGAAGCACCAGATGCAGAGGAATTTCATGATAAAGGTGCAGATACGTTAGGTCATATTGCGGAACATATGAATGGCTTAAATATGCCGAATTTAGGGAGGCTAGGCATAAGTAACATACGGGAAATCAAAGGCATTGAAAAAGTGGATAAGCCGTTAGCTTACTATACGAAAATGGAAGAAGCATCGGTCGGGAAAGATACGATGACTGGTCATTGGGAGCTAATGGGATTATACATTGACCAACCGTTTCGAACCTTCCCGGACGGATTTCCTGATGAACTAATATCCGATTTAGAAGCAAAAACAGGCCGCAAAGTAATTGGGAATAAGCCTGCATCAGGAACAGCCATTTTAGATGAATTAGGGGAAGAACATATGGAAACTGGGGCGCTAATTGTTTATACATCAGCAGACTCGGTTTTACAAATAGCCGCCCATGAAGATGTGATTCCGATTGAAGAACAATACCGTATTTGTGAAATTGCTCGAGAACTGACGTTAGATGAAAAATATATGGTTGGTCGTGTTATTGCTCGTCCATTTGTTGGAAAACCAGGTAATTTCCAACGAACACCAAACCGACACGACTATGCACTTAAGCCGTTTGGTCGTACCGTTATGAATGAATTAAAAGACGAAGGTTACGATGTCATTGCCCTTGGGAAGATTTCTGATATATACGATGGCGAAGGCATTACAGAATCAATCCGGACGACCGACAATATGGATGGCATGGATAAATTAGTGGATTCTATGGATAAGCCATTCCACGGTTTGAATTTCTTGAACCTTGTTGATTTTGATGCAAAATATGGCCATCGTCGTGATCCACAAGGGTATGGTGAAGCGTTAGAGGCATTTGATAAACGTTTAGATGAAGTATTCGAAAAATTAACAGAAGACGATTTGCTCATTATTACAGCTGATCACGGAAATGATCCTATACATCAAGGGACAGACCATACACGCGAATACGTGCCGTTACTCGTTCACTATAAAGGGATTGAAAATGGGATTGAATTGCCAATACGCAAAACATTTGCTGATGTTGGCGCTACGATCGCTGAACTTTTTAATGTGAAAAGACCAGAACATGGAACAAGCTTTTTAGCTGATTTAGATCGGAAGTAG
- the xerD gene encoding site-specific tyrosine recombinase XerD, producing MKHAVQDFLHYLTVERGLSENTVKSYGRDLKQYQQFIEKLGMKDVQHIQRKHIMQFIQTLYEQDRSVSSVARILSTLRTFHQFLVREYHLDHDASLHIETPKKERTLPKVLSSEEVERLLDFQGNDPLTIRNKAMLEVMYATGLRVSELISLTLNDLHLTMGFVRCYGKGSKERIIPLGSHAEKALEDYLANARPTLIKGKRVDALFLNHHGRPLSRQGFWKMMKGIAKGKNIHKDITPHTLRHSFATHLLENGADLRAVQEMLGHADISTTQIYTHVSKARLKDIYRNHHPRA from the coding sequence ATGAAACATGCTGTTCAAGATTTTTTGCATTACTTAACAGTTGAACGAGGATTGTCCGAAAACACGGTGAAATCATATGGACGAGATTTAAAACAGTACCAACAATTTATTGAAAAACTTGGCATGAAAGACGTACAACACATACAACGCAAGCATATTATGCAATTTATACAAACCTTATATGAACAAGATCGATCCGTATCCTCAGTGGCGAGGATATTATCAACATTACGAACATTTCACCAATTTTTAGTTCGGGAATATCATCTTGATCATGATGCAAGCTTACATATAGAAACACCGAAAAAAGAACGTACATTACCTAAAGTATTATCGAGTGAGGAAGTCGAACGTTTGCTCGATTTCCAGGGAAATGACCCCTTGACGATCCGGAATAAAGCAATGTTGGAAGTGATGTATGCAACTGGTTTACGTGTATCTGAACTTATTTCCCTCACGTTGAATGATTTACATTTAACGATGGGGTTTGTCCGTTGTTATGGGAAGGGGTCGAAAGAACGCATTATCCCCCTCGGATCCCATGCGGAAAAGGCGTTGGAGGACTATTTGGCAAACGCCCGACCAACGTTAATAAAGGGGAAGCGAGTGGATGCTTTGTTTTTAAATCACCACGGACGTCCTTTGAGCCGTCAAGGCTTTTGGAAAATGATGAAGGGGATTGCCAAAGGGAAGAACATACATAAAGACATTACACCACACACGCTCCGGCACTCCTTTGCTACCCATTTATTAGAAAATGGTGCAGATTTACGTGCGGTCCAAGAAATGTTAGGGCATGCAGATATATCAACAACGCAAATCTACACTCATGTATCGAAAGCCAGGTTAAAAGATATTTATCGGAATCACCATCCAAGGGCATAG
- a CDS encoding DUF4227 family protein, which translates to MKNWLNIVVEFFKVLLIFVICTLFFYFGLRFMHEEYDQFHRYDKPKGNAVKVSDVEDGNWLDRLSIFFRLGE; encoded by the coding sequence ATGAAGAACTGGTTAAACATAGTAGTCGAATTTTTTAAAGTCTTACTCATTTTTGTTATATGTACACTTTTCTTTTATTTTGGTTTACGGTTTATGCACGAGGAATACGATCAGTTTCATCGCTATGATAAACCGAAGGGAAATGCGGTGAAAGTGTCTGATGTGGAGGATGGCAACTGGCTGGACCGGCTATCCATTTTTTTTCGATTAGGGGAGTAA
- the fur gene encoding ferric iron uptake transcriptional regulator — translation MEHRLDKIKKQLHSQSYKLTPQREATVRVLLENEADHLSAEDVYLLVKEKSPEIGLATVYRTLELLSELKIVDKINFGDGVSRYDLRKEGAEHFHHHLVCIECGSVEEIEDDLLGDVEKIVENDWGFAVKDHRLTFHGVCRNCQ, via the coding sequence ATGGAACATCGTCTTGATAAAATAAAGAAACAATTACATTCTCAAAGCTATAAACTTACGCCACAGAGGGAAGCGACCGTAAGAGTACTACTAGAAAACGAAGCAGATCACCTCAGTGCCGAAGACGTGTACCTCCTCGTAAAAGAAAAGTCTCCAGAAATTGGACTTGCTACCGTATATCGTACATTAGAATTATTATCGGAATTAAAGATTGTAGATAAAATTAATTTTGGCGACGGTGTATCCCGTTATGATTTACGTAAAGAAGGTGCTGAACATTTTCATCACCATTTAGTTTGTATTGAATGTGGTTCTGTTGAGGAAATTGAGGATGATCTACTTGGTGACGTTGAGAAAATCGTAGAGAATGATTGGGGCTTTGCTGTAAAGGATCATCGCCTCACATTTCATGGTGTCTGTCGTAATTGTCAATAA